The Planococcus donghaensis genome contains a region encoding:
- the rpsF gene encoding 30S ribosomal protein S6, giving the protein MREYELMYIIQPAIEEEAKKALVERFNDILTTNGAEIIESKEWGKRRLAYEINDLREGFYQIVKVNAGSEAINEYTRLANINEDIIRHIAVRKDA; this is encoded by the coding sequence ATGAGAGAATATGAATTAATGTATATCATTCAGCCTGCAATTGAAGAGGAAGCGAAAAAAGCTCTAGTTGAGCGTTTTAACGACATCCTTACTACAAACGGTGCTGAAATCATCGAGTCGAAAGAGTGGGGTAAACGTCGTTTAGCTTATGAAATCAACGATTTACGTGAAGGTTTCTACCAAATCGTAAAAGTAAACGCTGGTTCTGAAGCTATCAACGAATACACACGTCTTGCGAACATTAACGAAGACATTATTCGTCATATCGCTGTACGCAAAGACGCGTAA